In one Myotis daubentonii chromosome 1, mMyoDau2.1, whole genome shotgun sequence genomic region, the following are encoded:
- the DRD5 gene encoding D(1B) dopamine receptor, producing the protein MLLRGHNGTEFPARQQLAPGGAPGGAEGAAPLGPAQVLTAGLLTLLIVWTLLGNVLVCAAVVRSRHLRARMTHMFIVSLAVSDLFVAVLVMPWKAVAEVAGHWPFGAFCDVWVAFDIMCSTASILNLCVISVDRYWAISRPFSYQQRMTPRVALVMVGLAWALSILISFIPVQLHWHRDEAGSRGAVDPPPADLANGTSWGTAGDPEVREENCDSSLNRTYAIASSLISFYIPVAIMIVTYARIYRIAQAQISRIACLERAGQRAQRCGRREPEPGLRASIQKETKVLKTLSVIMGVFVCCWLPFFLLNCVAPFCSRRPEGARAGFPCVSDTTFDVFVWFGWANSSLNPVIYAFNADFRKVFAQLLGCGRLCSRRTRVATVTLSNELISYDQDTVFSRETAATYSHVVPSEVTPRHREGDKEEEEEGPLDLMCQNSQASPRVTLPPSLSGSWAVRERLH; encoded by the coding sequence ATGCTGCTGCGGGGGCACAATGGCACGGAGTTCCCCGCGCGGCAGCAGCTGGCTCCCGGAGGCGCCCCGGGGGGAGCGGAGGGGGCGGCGCCGCTGGGGCCCGCGCAGGTGCTCACCGCCGGCCTCCTGACCCTGCTCATCGTCTGGACCCTGCTGGGCAACGTGCTGGTGTGCGCGGCCGTCGTGCGCAGCCGCCACTTGCGCGCCAGGATGACCCACATGTTCATCGTGTCTCTGGCCGTGTCCGACCTCTTCGTGGCCGTGCTGGTCATGCCCTGGAAGGCTGTGGCGGAGGTGGCCGGCCACTGGCCCTTCGGGGCCTTCTGCGACGTGTGGGTGGCCTTCGACATCATGTGCTCCACCGCCTCCATCCTGAACCTGTGCGTCATCAGCGTGGACCGCTACTGGGCCATCTCCAGGCCCTTCAGCTACCAGCAGAGGATGACTCCGCGCGTGGCCCTGGTCAtggtgggcctggcctgggccctgtccATCCTCATCTCCTTCATCCCGGTCCAGCTCCACTGGCACCGGGACGAGGCAGGCTCCCGGGGCGCGGTGGACCCGCCGCCAGCCGACCTGGCCAACGGGACGTCCTGGGGGACAGCGGGGGACCCAGAGGTGCGGGAGGAGAACTGTGACTCCAGCCTGAACCGCACTTACGCCATCGCCTCCTCGCTCATCAGCTTCTACATCCCCGTGGCCATCATGATCGTGACCTACGCGCGCATCTACCGCATCGCGCAGGCGCAGATCAGCAGGATCGCCTGCCTGGAGAGGGCGGGGCAGCGCGCGCAGAGGTGCGGGCGCCGTGAGCCCGAGCCCGGCCTGCGGGCGTCCATCCAGAAGGAGACCAAGGTGCTGAAGACCCTGTCGGTGATCATGGGGGTCTTCGTGTGCTGCTGGCTGCCCTTCTTCCTCCTGAACTGCGTGGCGCCCTTCTGCAGCCGCCGCCCCGAGGGCGCCCGCGCCGGCTTCCCCTGCGTCAGCGACACCACCTTCGACGTCTTCGTCTGGTTCGGCTGGGCCAACTCCTCCCTCAACCCCGTCATTTACGCCTTCAACGCGGACTTCCGGAAGGTGTTCGCCCAGCTGCTGGGGTGCGGCCGCCTCTGCTCCCGGCGCACCCGGGTGGCGACCGTGACCCTCAGCAATGAGCTCATCTCCTACGACCAGGACACCGTCTTCTCCAGGGAGACCGCAGCCACCTACAGCCACGTGGTCCCCAGCGAGGTGACCCCCCGCCACAGGGAGGgggacaaggaggaggaggaggagggtccttTGGATCTCATGTGCCAGAACTCTCAAGCGTCCCCAAGGGTGACCCTGCCGCCCAGTCTGTCTGGGAGCTGGGCTGTGAGGGAGAGACTTCATTAG